The Pseudomonas marvdashtae genome has a segment encoding these proteins:
- a CDS encoding ATP-binding protein → MNPENQEAFEELLANCADEPIRFPGAIQPHGVLLMLSEPDFVIRQVSANAELLMGHAPHGLLGQTLDALFGQEQAAILLDACRTDAETDNVPLEVVVNQQRFDALIHRHQGALIVELEQHLSDYRPEGVSGEANLGRMLQRLQSAETLQALYEISVREIQAMTGYDRVLIYRFEDEGHGQVIAEASAPSMELYKGLFFPASDIPEQARELYRTNWLRIIPNADYAPIPLVPELRPDTQAPLDLSFSTLRSVSPIHRQYMKNMGVLSSMSISLMEGERLWGLISCGNRQPLHVPHEMRMACQNIGQILSLQISAMEALELSRQRDAKLEDLQALAAVMAESSDNVFDGLSREPQRLIGLTGAHGVAIFENNKLHRHGQCPEPEQIRELHKWIMETGQPVFSHHNLGNVYAPAKAYQDVASGVLAIHLPKPVDNGVLWFRPEVKQTIHWSGDPQKPLDLENSETGLRLQPRTSFEIWKVEMAGISAKWSHGDLFAANDLRRSALENDLARQVSKERQAVQARDELVAVVSHDLRNPMTVISMLCGMMQKAFSSDGSHSSKRIASAIDTMQQAASRMNALLEDLLDTSRIDAGRYTIHPQPMDVSQIFEDACSLLTPLASAKTIDISFHAEPNLRINADPERIFQVLSNLIGNAIKFTPHQGFVGISAMSVGDEIVFCVRDTGEGIAPEQLPHVFDRYWTNKEGNPNGTGLGLYISKGIVQAHGGKLLAESQPGKGSEFRFTVPKIN, encoded by the coding sequence GCCGATTCGCTTCCCCGGCGCCATTCAGCCTCATGGTGTGTTGCTGATGCTGTCCGAACCTGACTTCGTGATCCGACAGGTCAGTGCCAACGCAGAGCTATTGATGGGGCACGCGCCCCACGGGTTACTGGGACAGACATTGGACGCACTGTTTGGGCAAGAACAGGCTGCAATCCTTCTGGACGCTTGTCGCACCGACGCCGAAACGGACAATGTCCCCCTTGAAGTCGTCGTAAACCAGCAGCGCTTCGACGCGCTGATCCACCGTCATCAAGGCGCCTTGATCGTTGAATTGGAACAACACCTGAGCGATTACCGTCCCGAAGGCGTCAGCGGCGAGGCCAACCTGGGCCGTATGCTGCAGCGCCTGCAAAGCGCGGAGACACTTCAAGCCCTGTACGAAATCAGCGTGCGGGAAATCCAGGCCATGACCGGCTACGACCGTGTCCTGATCTATCGCTTCGAGGACGAAGGTCACGGGCAGGTCATTGCCGAGGCCAGCGCGCCATCGATGGAACTCTATAAGGGTCTGTTCTTTCCCGCGTCGGACATTCCCGAGCAGGCGCGTGAGCTCTATCGCACCAACTGGCTGCGCATCATTCCTAACGCCGACTATGCGCCGATACCGCTAGTGCCCGAGTTGCGCCCCGACACACAGGCGCCGCTGGACCTGAGTTTTTCCACGCTGCGCAGCGTCTCGCCGATCCATCGCCAATACATGAAGAACATGGGCGTATTGTCGTCCATGAGCATTTCGCTGATGGAAGGTGAACGACTGTGGGGGCTGATCAGTTGCGGCAATCGCCAGCCGCTGCATGTGCCGCACGAAATGCGCATGGCCTGCCAGAACATCGGCCAGATCTTGTCACTGCAGATCAGCGCGATGGAAGCCCTTGAGCTGTCCCGCCAACGGGACGCCAAGTTGGAAGATCTCCAGGCCCTTGCTGCTGTCATGGCCGAATCCAGCGACAACGTCTTCGACGGTTTGTCTCGCGAGCCGCAACGACTGATAGGTCTCACCGGCGCCCACGGCGTCGCGATCTTCGAAAACAATAAACTGCATCGCCACGGCCAATGCCCGGAACCTGAACAGATCCGTGAATTGCACAAGTGGATAATGGAGACAGGCCAACCGGTATTTTCTCACCACAACCTGGGCAACGTTTACGCCCCGGCCAAGGCTTATCAAGACGTCGCGAGCGGTGTGCTGGCGATCCACCTGCCCAAACCTGTGGACAACGGCGTGCTGTGGTTTCGTCCCGAAGTGAAGCAGACCATACATTGGAGCGGCGACCCACAAAAACCCCTCGACCTGGAAAACAGCGAGACCGGGCTACGCCTGCAACCACGCACATCGTTCGAAATCTGGAAAGTCGAGATGGCCGGCATCAGCGCCAAATGGAGCCATGGCGACCTGTTCGCCGCCAATGACCTGCGTCGCTCAGCCTTGGAAAATGATCTCGCCCGGCAAGTAAGCAAGGAACGCCAGGCGGTGCAGGCGCGCGATGAACTGGTGGCGGTCGTATCCCATGACTTGCGCAATCCGATGACGGTCATTTCCATGCTTTGCGGCATGATGCAAAAGGCCTTCAGCTCCGACGGCTCCCACAGTTCAAAGCGAATTGCCTCAGCCATCGACACCATGCAACAGGCCGCCAGCCGGATGAACGCGCTATTGGAAGACCTGCTGGATACTTCGCGCATCGACGCTGGGCGCTACACCATCCATCCCCAGCCGATGGACGTCAGCCAGATATTCGAGGACGCGTGCTCGCTGCTGACGCCGCTGGCCTCTGCCAAGACTATCGATATCTCTTTCCACGCCGAACCCAACCTGAGAATCAACGCCGATCCCGAGCGGATATTCCAGGTGCTGTCCAATTTGATCGGCAATGCCATCAAATTCACGCCGCATCAAGGGTTCGTGGGCATCAGCGCAATGTCCGTGGGCGATGAAATTGTATTTTGCGTCCGGGACACCGGCGAAGGTATCGCACCAGAGCAATTGCCCCATGTGTTCGATCGATACTGGACCAACAAGGAAGGCAACCC